Part of the Polaribacter sp. Hel1_33_78 genome is shown below.
TGATGTTACCATAAAAGGAATTCCTGTTTCTGTAACAGAAAGTAAGATTACTATTATTTTAGAAGAGTTATTAAGTGATATAGATTTAGAAGTCCCAGATGCAAGTTTTAGTCATTTTGATGTAATGGCAAAATCGTTTGCAAAAACATTGTCTATAAAAACAGGAACACAACTTTCTGAAAAAGAACAAGAAAGTTTAGTGAATAATTTATTTTCTTGTAAAGAACCTACAATTTCTCCGTTTGGAAAATCAACATTTAAAACACTGACTTTAAACGAAATAGATAATCTATTTAACAGTTAATATGAATAGACTTACAGACGCCATTAAACACCTAATTATAATCAATGTAATTTTATTTGTAGTACCACAATTACTGCAATTAGACTTAACAAATATATTGGCATTACATTTTCCGAAAAACGAGCATTTTGGATTTTGGCAATATATAACTCATATGTTTATGCATGGAAGTTTTCCACATATTTTGTTCAACATGTATGGTCTATACGCCTTTGGAACTCCTTTAGAACAAATATGGGGGAAGAATAAATTTATATTTTTTTATTTTTCTGCGGGTTTAGGAGCAGGAATCATCTATTCTTTGGTGAATTATTACCAATTTAATGGCGTTTATGAGCTTTTTATAAATGCAGGTTTAAATGATTCTGAAGTTTTATCTATCTTAAAATCAGGAAGTACAAATGACGTAAGAGTCATAAATGCAATTTCTCAAGAACAATTTAATAAAATAACTTCCTTATATAGTACACCTGCGGTAGGTGCTTCGGGAGCAGTTTATGGAGTTTTAGTGGCTTTTGGGCTGTATTTTAAAGACGCTAAACTAGCCTTACTGTTTTTCCCTGTTCCCATTGCAGCCAAGTATTTTATTCCGGTAATGATTTTAGGAGATTTATTCTTTGGAATGACAAAATATTCTGTTGGAAATATTGCTCATTTTGCGCACATTGGAGGAGCCTTAATAGGATTTATTATTGCTTGGCATTGGAAAAACAATCAATTTAAAGTGCGTCAATGAATTATATAAATAACTTAAAAAACCGTTTCAAAAATGGAAATATTGTAGAAAAATTAATCTACATAAATATTGCTATTTTTATTTTATCCTTACTTTTTAATGTTTTTCAAGGTTTGTACAAAGGGCAAACAAATTGGTTTGTAAATTGGTTTTCTTTAGATGATGATTACGACTCTCTATTAAAAAAACCATGGTCTATAATAACCTATGGTTTTTTACATGCAGATTTTATACACATCTTAATGAACTTAATTGTTCTGCACTTTATTGGTAATTTATTTATAGAATATTTCACTCAAAAATTATTACTTAATTTTTATATTATCGGTACTTTTTTTGGCGGACTTTTGTTTGTTTTTAGTCAAAATTATTTCCCTCTATTTGAAGGAAAATCATCTTTACTAGTCGGTGCTTCTGCAGGAATTTCTGCCATATTTATAGGGGTTGCAACGTACATACCAAATTATCAATTAAAGCTACGTTTTATAGGTTTTATAAAATTATGGCATTTAGCTGCCTTTTGGATTGGTTTAGATATTATTGGTTTAATTGGAAGTAATTCTGGTGGACATTTTGCCCATTTAGGAGGAAGTTTATTTGGTTTCTTATATGTTAAAAAAGCAAATAACAAAAAAACTGATTTCTTTAAACAATTTTTATCACTTTTTATAAGGAAGAAAACTCCTTTAAAAACAGTCCATAAATCTGCAAAAAAGAAAAGCAATTCATTAAAAAACACCGATATTACACAAAAACAGATAGATTCTATATTAGATAAAATAAGTAAATCTGGTTATGACACTTTAACAAAAACAGAAAAAGATTTTTTGTTTAGACAAGGAAAAAAATAATTTTTAAAAGTGAAGAAATTATCAGTTCTGAATAAAATAATATACTTGCTAAATTCGATTTTAGCGACAGTACTTTTGATCTCTTATTTACTACCTTTTATATCTCCAAAGAATATTCCTGCATTAGCAATTTTAAGTTTATTTGTTCCCACTTTAATTATTTTAAATTTATTTTTTATAATCTATTGGATACTTAAACTAAAAAAACACTTTATTATGTCGGCCTTTATTTTGGTTATTGGTTGGTTCTTTTCTAACACTCCGTATAAGTTTACCGAAAACAAATCTTCGTTAAATGATGATTTAAAAGTAATGAGCTATAACGTAAGAATGTTCAACCATTGGAAATGGATTGATGACCAAAACATCCCTGAAAAAATAAATGCATTTGTATCTGAAAAATCGCCAGATATTTTATTATTTCAAGAATATTATACTCTAGAAAAACAACTTTTTTTATATCCTTATAAGTACATAAAAACAAAGGACGAAAAAAATAAAATTGGTTTAGCCATTTATTCTAAATTCCCTATTATCCAAAAAGGTTCTTTAGATTTAAAAAACACTTCTAATAATATCATTTTTGCAGATATCGTAAGAAAGAAGGACACCATTAGAGTGTATAATTTGCACTTGCAATCTTTTGAATTAAACACTAGTCAAGAGAATTTCGGCCAAGAGAATTCAGAAAAACTAATTGAAAGATTAAAAAACCGTTTTAAAAAACAAGCAGAACAAACCGAAGTATTCACTGCTCATGAAAAACAATGGACGGGTAAAAAAGTTGTAGCTGGAGATTTTAATAATACGAGTTATTCTTGGGTTTACAATCAAATTTTAAAAGATAAAAAAGATAGTTTTATTGAAGCAGGAATCGGTTTTGGAAAATCATTTAATTACTGGCTTCCTATGAGAATCGATTTTATATTAACTGATAAAAATGCCATTGTGAATCAGTTTAGTTCATTTTCTGAAAAAAATTCTGACCACTTCCCTATTTTGGCCAGAATAAATTGGAAAATTTATTAATAACTTCTTTTTTCTATAATTTTATGAGCTTTACGTTCTATCTTTTTCTTTAACAAACTAGCCATTGCTAAAAAGAAACCTTTAAATTTTGCTGCTCTCAAAGCATAATGACTAAACTTTAAAAGTCTACCGAACTCTTTTTTAAGATCTTCATCATATTTTTTTAATGAAGATTCAGAAAAACCATCATTATTTAGACATCTTTCTATATTTTTTGCAGCAATAATACCAGACATCATTCCTGTACCAATACCTTCTTTGTAAAAAGCATTTGCCAAACCAGCGGCATCTCCAACTAACAAAAATCGATCTCCAGAAGTTTTGTAATTTCCAAAATGAAACGGAATAGACCATCCCCTCCAACTACCTACTTTAGTCGCATTGCTAAATTTATTTTTAACCTTTTTATGTGTTTTTATAATGCTCTGAATTTCGTCAACTAAATTAACTCCATATTTTTTAATATGATCTGCACGTCCACCCAAACTAATATTTACTTGTCCGTCTGATAAAGGAAAGATATAAAAAAATAAAAGCATTTTTTTATAAATTATACGAACTTCTGCAGCGTTTCCATCAGGAAGGTCTTTTACATCTTTAAAATACGCACTGATAAAAGTAGATGAAAATTTTTTATCTATTTTATTGATAGCCAACTTACTAGAAACAATAGATTTAACACCATCTGCACCCACTACAAATTTTGATACTATTTCTTTACCATTTTTTAATTTGACAAAAACACCTTCAGATTCTTCTCTAAGCTCTTTAACTCCACTTCCAAAATGTTGATTGGCATAAGTATCAGATAAATGACTTACCAAAAATTGATCAAAATCGATACGTTTAGCGTATGAAATAATCATATCTCTATCATCACTCTCCTTAAATTCTATATTAGATGTATTATTTATATGCAGGCTAATTTTTTTACTATGTATAAATTTTGGGTTTTTCAAAAAAGAGGTGAATAAATCTTCTCCTAAAAGCTTCATAGCCTTATAAGCATATAAGATTAAACCATCTCCACAAGTTTTATCTCGTGGAAAAGTTGATTTATCAATAATATAATGTGGAATTTTCAACTTTGTTAACATTAAAGAAGTCGCAGTTCCAGAAGGTCCTGCTCCGATAATGCAAACAGCTGTTTTTTCAATTTTATTCATAGCTATACAAATGCAATATAGAAAATATTTCTAACCTTCAACTCCATATTGTCGTTCTACTTTATAAAATCATATTTGGTGTTTTTTAGACCATTTTTCTCTCCCTAGACTTCTTACTTCTGTATGTTCTAAATTATTTTTCTAAATAACAATGTCATCCAATGTCTACCAATAAGAAACTTTAATCCCGGTTTCATTTCTTGCGGATTCTATTCCTAAATATCCTTTTTGATTTTTAGCTAGTTCTTCCATCCTTATTGACATTTCAAGATAGTCATGGGTATTATCTGCTAAAATAGTTGAGAAAATCACTGCATAAGAAAATAGCGTTAATTTGTCTTCAATCATAAAATTAATTCATATTTTGTTTCTAGTAATTTAATATCGTCATTTATAAACTGTTTTACAACTTTAAAATTATAACGTACTAAAATTTTAGCTGAGGCTATATTTTTGTTAACAACATACCCTACTATTTTCGGAATTCCTATTTGTTTGCAATGGTAAATTAGTCCTTCACAAATTTCAGAACCATAACCCTTTTTCCAATATTTCTCTAAAAAACGATATCCAATCTCATCATCTTCTCCATCTTTTACTAAAGCAACCGTTCCTATAAAATGAGTATCAAATTTTCTTTCAATGGCGTAAATCCAAAAATCATTATTAGATAAATTATACTTGTTAATAAGATCTGTTAATTCAACTAAATGCTCCTCAAATGTTTTTGTTTCACCATCAACAAACTGCATAACATTATCATTGCTTTGCATTTCGTGAAAAGCCTCTAAATCATCTAAAACGAGCTTCCTAACTAATAATCTTTCAGTTTCAAAAATCATGAATAAAATCGTATTTTTGTCATTGTTAAATGTACATGAATGATGGCAGATAAAAAAGTAGCTTTTTACACATTAGGTTGCAAATTGAATTTTTCGGAAACATCCACGATTGCAAGAAATTTTGTTAATGAAGGTTTTGACCGTGTTGATTTTGAAGAGAAAGCAGACATTTATGTAATTAATACATGTTCTGTAACGGATAATGCAGATAAACGTTTTAAATCGATTGTGAAAAATACATTAAAGAAAAATGACAATGCTTTTTTAATAGCTATTGGATGTTATGCCCAACTAAAACCAGAAGAATTAGCAGCTGTGGATGGTGTAGATTTGGTTTTAGGAGCCACTGAAAAATTCAATGTAACAAGTTATATTAACGATTTAACTAAAAATAATGTTGGCGAAGTCCATTCTTGTGAAATTTCTGATGCTGATTTTTATGTAGGTTCTTACTCTATTGGTGGCAGAACTCGTGCTTTTTTAAAAGTACAAGATGGTTGTGATTATAAATGTACGTATTGTACTATTCCCTTAGCGCGAGGAATTTCTAGAAGTGATACTTTAGAAAATGTAATTAGTAATGCTAAAGAAATTTCATCTAAAGGAATTAAAGAAATTGTTTTAACAGGTGTAAATATTGGTGATTATGGAAAAGGCGAATTTGGTAATAAAAAACACGAACATACTTTTTTAGAATTAGTTAAAGAGCTCGATACAATTGACGGTATTCATCGTTTACGGATTTCATCCATAGAGCCTAATTTATTAAAAAATGAAACCATAGATTTTGTTGCGAAATCAAATTCATTCGTTCCTCATTTTCATATTCCTCTGCAATCTGGAAGTGATGTATTACTTAAGAAAATGAAACGTAGATATCTGCGAAAAACATATACAAATAGGGTTGTTAGGATTAAAGAAGTAATGCCAAATGCTTGTATAGGTGTGGATGTTATTGTTGGTTTTCCTGGAGAAACTGATGAATTATTTTTAGAAACTTATAATTATTTAAACGAAATGGATATTTCGTATTTACACGTCTTTACCTACTCTGAAAGACCCAATACAGAAGCTGTAGATTTGGAAGGAGTTGTTCCAAAAAAAGTACGTGCAAAACGCAGCAAAATGTTACGAGGATTGTCTGCTAAAAAAAGACGTTCTTTTTATGAATCGCAGCTTGGGAATACATTAACAGTTTTGTTTGAAAACGAAAACAAAGAAGGTTATATAAACGGGTTTACAGAAAATTATGTAAAAGTAAAAGCACCTTGGAATCCTGAATTAATCAACACTTTGCATACAATTACACTAACTAAAATTGATGAAGATGGTTTGGTGAGATTTGATTTTGTAGAAGAAGCTGTAATTATCTAATTTGACAGTAAAACTGTATTTAAAACAAAACAAAGTACGTTTATATGGCTAAGATTCCTATCTACTTTATGCCTGGCTTAGCCGCTGGTCCAGAAATTTTTGAACACTTAAAAT
Proteins encoded:
- a CDS encoding rhomboid family intramembrane serine protease; this translates as MNRLTDAIKHLIIINVILFVVPQLLQLDLTNILALHFPKNEHFGFWQYITHMFMHGSFPHILFNMYGLYAFGTPLEQIWGKNKFIFFYFSAGLGAGIIYSLVNYYQFNGVYELFINAGLNDSEVLSILKSGSTNDVRVINAISQEQFNKITSLYSTPAVGASGAVYGVLVAFGLYFKDAKLALLFFPVPIAAKYFIPVMILGDLFFGMTKYSVGNIAHFAHIGGALIGFIIAWHWKNNQFKVRQ
- a CDS encoding rhomboid family intramembrane serine protease, encoding MNYINNLKNRFKNGNIVEKLIYINIAIFILSLLFNVFQGLYKGQTNWFVNWFSLDDDYDSLLKKPWSIITYGFLHADFIHILMNLIVLHFIGNLFIEYFTQKLLLNFYIIGTFFGGLLFVFSQNYFPLFEGKSSLLVGASAGISAIFIGVATYIPNYQLKLRFIGFIKLWHLAAFWIGLDIIGLIGSNSGGHFAHLGGSLFGFLYVKKANNKKTDFFKQFLSLFIRKKTPLKTVHKSAKKKSNSLKNTDITQKQIDSILDKISKSGYDTLTKTEKDFLFRQGKK
- a CDS encoding endonuclease/exonuclease/phosphatase family protein yields the protein MSAFILVIGWFFSNTPYKFTENKSSLNDDLKVMSYNVRMFNHWKWIDDQNIPEKINAFVSEKSPDILLFQEYYTLEKQLFLYPYKYIKTKDEKNKIGLAIYSKFPIIQKGSLDLKNTSNNIIFADIVRKKDTIRVYNLHLQSFELNTSQENFGQENSEKLIERLKNRFKKQAEQTEVFTAHEKQWTGKKVVAGDFNNTSYSWVYNQILKDKKDSFIEAGIGFGKSFNYWLPMRIDFILTDKNAIVNQFSSFSEKNSDHFPILARINWKIY
- a CDS encoding NAD(P)/FAD-dependent oxidoreductase; protein product: MNKIEKTAVCIIGAGPSGTATSLMLTKLKIPHYIIDKSTFPRDKTCGDGLILYAYKAMKLLGEDLFTSFLKNPKFIHSKKISLHINNTSNIEFKESDDRDMIISYAKRIDFDQFLVSHLSDTYANQHFGSGVKELREESEGVFVKLKNGKEIVSKFVVGADGVKSIVSSKLAINKIDKKFSSTFISAYFKDVKDLPDGNAAEVRIIYKKMLLFFYIFPLSDGQVNISLGGRADHIKKYGVNLVDEIQSIIKTHKKVKNKFSNATKVGSWRGWSIPFHFGNYKTSGDRFLLVGDAAGLANAFYKEGIGTGMMSGIIAAKNIERCLNNDGFSESSLKKYDEDLKKEFGRLLKFSHYALRAAKFKGFFLAMASLLKKKIERKAHKIIEKRSY
- a CDS encoding antibiotic biosynthesis monooxygenase gives rise to the protein MIEDKLTLFSYAVIFSTILADNTHDYLEMSIRMEELAKNQKGYLGIESARNETGIKVSYW
- a CDS encoding GNAT family N-acetyltransferase — translated: MIFETERLLVRKLVLDDLEAFHEMQSNDNVMQFVDGETKTFEEHLVELTDLINKYNLSNNDFWIYAIERKFDTHFIGTVALVKDGEDDEIGYRFLEKYWKKGYGSEICEGLIYHCKQIGIPKIVGYVVNKNIASAKILVRYNFKVVKQFINDDIKLLETKYELIL
- the mtaB gene encoding tRNA (N(6)-L-threonylcarbamoyladenosine(37)-C(2))-methylthiotransferase MtaB, whose product is MMADKKVAFYTLGCKLNFSETSTIARNFVNEGFDRVDFEEKADIYVINTCSVTDNADKRFKSIVKNTLKKNDNAFLIAIGCYAQLKPEELAAVDGVDLVLGATEKFNVTSYINDLTKNNVGEVHSCEISDADFYVGSYSIGGRTRAFLKVQDGCDYKCTYCTIPLARGISRSDTLENVISNAKEISSKGIKEIVLTGVNIGDYGKGEFGNKKHEHTFLELVKELDTIDGIHRLRISSIEPNLLKNETIDFVAKSNSFVPHFHIPLQSGSDVLLKKMKRRYLRKTYTNRVVRIKEVMPNACIGVDVIVGFPGETDELFLETYNYLNEMDISYLHVFTYSERPNTEAVDLEGVVPKKVRAKRSKMLRGLSAKKRRSFYESQLGNTLTVLFENENKEGYINGFTENYVKVKAPWNPELINTLHTITLTKIDEDGLVRFDFVEEAVII